The Drosophila subobscura isolate 14011-0131.10 chromosome A, UCBerk_Dsub_1.0, whole genome shotgun sequence genome includes the window GCACGCGTGCGAGGGAGACAACGAAATAGACTTgtcaaaaaggaaagagacgATTTGGCGAACGACAAAGTAGCTCATCAGCATCAAACGCTCGCAATTGTCGAATCATTTCTAAGGCTGTTTTATTACTAGCAAAGTGGAGACGCCCTCGGCTCCAAAGTAGTTAGAACGCTACTTTGGAAGACTCTTTTAGCttgttgtttctcttctgGCTTGTGTTGCTTGTAGATTTATGTTAAGTAggtcgtgtgtttgtgtgtgtgtgggttgggtgATGTTGTGGTTGATTAATGATTAATTATACATGCTTTATAACAATAGGATAACAATTAGTTTTAGCCTAGCGTTAGCGCTTGCTGACAGGTgcagcctcctgctgcttaTCATCGGAGTCATCTTCAATGATAATAACATCATCCTCGTCGCTGCTTAAAAGCGAAATTACTTCTTCATCGTAGGGTTCCCCGGCTATCATGGGGCTGCCTTCATCAGTGACATGGGAACGCTTACGAGTGCTCTGCTCGGGCTCCTCcttggctgccgctggcacATTCCCGAAACGCTTCTGGCGAATGTTGCGCACAAAATCGGCATCGTGGGCAGAGTCTGCGGCAGCTGTGGCACCCTTCGAGCTGGTCAAAGTGTAGCCCTGACCGCCGAAGAAGTTGTCCTCGACCCTTGCGCCAGTGTTCATCATCGTATCCCCCATCTGGTTGATTTCCGAGATTCTTCTGGCCCTTATCTTGGGCTTGGCAATTGGGTTGTTACTCTGACCCGGGGACGAGGTGGGCGGCAAGCCGCTCACCAAATTGTCTAGAAGTCCACCGGCAATACTCGACACTGTGGCCTGCTTTTTGGCTGGCTGCgagtttaaaataaatattcaacaattttcTAATACATTTTGACTTTGTGCCGAAACTTACCGGCTGTGTCTGCTCTTTTCCGTTCGGTGCGCTGCTTACACGTTTGGGGGACAAATTGTCGCTGTTTTCAGCCATCATGAACACTaagcagtgctgctgctcaatatttgtttcaattttacGCAGTTTTTCAAAATCTGTTATGCCCGCGAATTGGCGATTTGCTGCGGCGGTGTGCCCGTTTCGCGGAAACCAAGGTGAAATCGCTGTCAAATACCGCAAGAAAACACGAAAACCAAGAAAATGAATTTCCAAATTGTTACTTTCCTGTGACTTTAAATAAGTGATAGGCGAATTTGGTATGTGAAACTAATTTACAAAAGGCCTACTTAGGCCTGATTTTCcttattaaatttaaacttaCTACTTCATAGGGCTGGGATAATAATCGATAGCGctatcgatactatcgatggttgaaAATCTAGCCGACCATCGATTGTTTCGCTTCACTACAAAACAATTGGCGAACTTTTTGAAGAGCATGAAGGgtaagttaattaaaaaataattattttaatggcTTGCTTTTGTATAAGCACACATATACGTGCTGTTTTACGGAAAAGCGTGGGCGTGAGTATCTAGTCTATTAGATTCAAGTGACTGCCAGGAGCCACAACCCCCTTGGAAGTATGGAGCCGTTTTTGGAGTATTTAAAAACATTCTCCAAGGAGAAACAATTGGCCCTGTTtcttacaaaaaatatattgaaacATTTACTTAAGTTAATTAATCTTTTAAAATGgttctctttattttcttttttttctttatctctTGGGAGTGTATGGCTTCATTTTGGCTTTCTTTATGGAAGTTTAAAAATTGCGGGCTTTTCTCGATACTATCGGGCTTTCGATAGTTTCCACTATCGAATGTGGGCATCTATCGATGTTTTCCCAACCCGGACTGCACAGCACTGGCCCTTCAATATTTTTACCGGTAAAAAAGATGGCGTCGTGACGGAAGAGCGCACGCGTGCGAGAGAGACATCGAAATAGACTTGTCAAAAAGGAAGAGACGATTTGGCGAACGACAAAGTAGCTCACGCTTGCGTTTTAACTCGGGGAGGAATTCCACTCAAAAAACAACGCAATGCAAGGTAATATTTTATTCTTAACACCCCCACAGATAGCATCGACACGTATTTCATGCTATAAAGTGCGGGCAACATATTTGCGAAGTTCTTTTACGACTTGCCCACTGATTGAATCCTTTCCGACCTTTTCctgtgttatttttgtcaaatgcAGTTGCCAAACATTAAAGTCACTCAGGAGCACTGCTTGtcctctgtttttttgttaaaaattATTGTGATTGCTGTATATGGAACAGATTAAGTTTCGGCTTGCCGACATGTGCCATTTTTGCAAGTGCACAAATACAAGTgtctgtacgtgtgtgtgtgtgtgtgctcaaaGCCCAAAGAAAAACCTGCTGAAAGTTCAAAGGAAGAAATCGAAAGCAAATGTATTTGGAATTGCTTGCCGTTTCCTTTCTCTGATCTTTTAGTCGGGAAAATCAACTAAATCTTACCAACTCCCGGCAAATCCTAtttctcgtgtgtgtgtgtgtgctgcccaCCTGCACGTTGTTTGCGTCTCTTCGTCTGCTGCTTGCCGGCTAGCGAAACGACAGCGCCGGCGCCCGCACGTGGCCCCGAGACGGATGCCGGCGTGCCAACAGAGCTTTCGGAGTGATGGAAGCACGTTTGATCCAGGATGCACAGACTACACCCAACTGCCAGCTGCTTGCAGCACACTGGCGGCACCGCAAAAGGCACCAAGGGCAGCCACGTGCAGCTCCATTTCAGCGTCATCCAAGTCCCTAAATGGCATAGAAGCATGCAACGTCGTGAATCCATTTgagcaaccaacaacaaacagcagccccTGCATCGTGGAATGCCTGCGCCGACATTCGCTTTCCAAGCGCCAGGCGCCACGCCGCTGTATgtgacacacatacatacatgcacacatatgtatgtacatatgtacgtgtgcaTGTAGAAGCgcgccgcacacacacaggaattGTGGAATTGCGGCATCGGCTGACCATCAgtggcataaacaaaactGTCTCCAAACTGATAAACAAAAGACGAAGCGGGTGCGGGAGCGCACCAAGCAAGCACCTTCCATTCATCTGAAACCCGGCAATTTCGCTGATTGCGCTGAATGGGCGGcagagtttttttgttggtgggaGTGAAATTTGatacataaacaaatgcaaatcgaacAGGCTGGATGattgttactgttgttgttcttgtgctTTGCTCTACGTCAAATATTATCCATTGGATTGCAGTTAGTTTAGTGTGAAAAAGTTTGTGAACGCAGCCTTGGCCTTAGATAAAAGTGTGGCCCGAGAACGGGGAACGGTGAGCGGTGATCGGCGGGGCGCAGTGTTCGGCTCGCTGTTCGGCCTTTCCCTTTGCCTCTTTCGCgtctctttgttttgttgttgctgtgctgccGGCAAGCCGCGCTCAAATCTCCGTTACACAGCACTCCACAGACAAGGCGCAGACAGTGCGGAGAGCGGAGTGCGGGCGCTGCAAGGAGTCGTTAAACACGTGACCACTGGCAAGCCGTTGGACAGTGCAAAGTCAAGGCAAAGTAATTAATCGAAAACCTCTCTTCCGTTGCATATTTACAGATAATGACGCAGATTCGGCTATGGCTCGTCGTGTAACATCTACACACTTGCTGCCGCGGGATAACAACAATCGACCCATTGGCTTTCAGCGTGGCCAAAATGGCTACGGGTCGGGTGATGGAGCTGGGACCAGTACCGGGATCGGGGCCGGCACCGGGACCGGGACCGACAATGAGCAACGTTTTTGCAACGGGCAGCGCGCCAATCGCGCTCCGCCGCTGACTCTGAATAATTTCATTAACTTTGAGGAATTGGAGAAGCAAGCAGCCGCTTCCAAGAACAAACCCACAACCAAGTCCAAGCCAGAGGAAGCAACAAAGAGCGCT containing:
- the LOC117903323 gene encoding uncharacterized protein LOC117903323 — protein: MMAENSDNLSPKRVSSAPNGKEQTQPPAKKQATVSSIAGGLLDNLVSGLPPTSSPGQSNNPIAKPKIRARRISEINQMGDTMMNTGARVEDNFFGGQGYTLTSSKGATAAADSAHDADFVRNIRQKRFGNVPAAAKEEPEQSTRKRSHVTDEGSPMIAGEPYDEEVISLLSSDEDDVIIIEDDSDDKQQEAAPVSKR